In one window of Coralliovum pocilloporae DNA:
- a CDS encoding glutathione S-transferase family protein, translated as MMILRSSPPSPFGRKVKIAAAILGLSDRITVELADTTNPEDSLRQQNPLGKIPILVLEDGGAIYDSRIILEYLDSLSAEGNIIPKTADRYKVLTRAALADGVCDAALLTVYEGRLRAEEHQSSDWLSLQAGKIERGLAALDADRPEIGETPMVDAIALACVLGYLDLRFDGKWRETWPGLVAWLDAFEAAVPSFGKTRPS; from the coding sequence ATGATGATACTTCGTTCCTCTCCACCGTCTCCGTTTGGCCGGAAGGTGAAGATTGCCGCAGCGATCCTTGGCCTGTCTGACAGGATCACCGTAGAGCTGGCAGACACCACCAATCCGGAAGACAGCCTCAGGCAGCAGAACCCGCTTGGTAAGATTCCTATTCTTGTCCTGGAAGACGGGGGTGCGATCTATGATTCAAGGATCATTCTTGAATATCTCGACAGTCTGTCAGCTGAAGGCAACATCATCCCGAAGACGGCGGACCGGTATAAGGTTCTGACACGTGCCGCTCTTGCCGATGGTGTTTGCGATGCCGCGTTATTGACCGTCTATGAAGGACGCCTCCGTGCAGAAGAGCATCAGTCATCGGACTGGCTGTCTCTGCAGGCGGGCAAGATCGAACGCGGCCTGGCCGCGCTTGATGCAGATCGCCCGGAGATCGGCGAAACACCGATGGTTGATGCTATCGCACTGGCGTGTGTGCTCGGTTATCTTGATCTGCGGTTCGACGGCAAGTGGCGCGAGACCTGGCCTGGCCTTGTCGCCTGGCTGGATGCTTTTGAGGCAGCTGTGCCGTCTTTCGGCAAAACGCGACCAAGTTAA
- a CDS encoding ribonuclease T2 encodes MRSLWISWLALALWFSAGNAHAADRSSRGVPGEFDYYVLALSWSPSYCDAAGDRANRLQCSSGRRFSFVVHGLWPQYERGWPQYCDRDAGRLTRSQVDSVLDIVPSPGLVRHEWQKHGTCSGLSGDGYLEHLRKAYDKVRIPEAFARIDRYLTVDPIKVEKSFLKINADLPGDGIAVTCDRRRLREVRICFTRDLEFRPCHAVDTRACRKRRVVMPPVR; translated from the coding sequence ATGCGCAGTCTCTGGATATCCTGGCTGGCCCTGGCACTTTGGTTTTCCGCTGGCAATGCACATGCTGCAGACCGCTCATCGCGGGGGGTGCCCGGAGAGTTCGACTATTATGTTTTGGCCCTGTCCTGGTCTCCAAGCTATTGCGATGCTGCAGGTGACAGGGCAAATCGGCTCCAATGTTCGTCCGGTCGCCGGTTTTCCTTTGTTGTTCACGGCCTCTGGCCTCAATATGAGCGCGGCTGGCCGCAATATTGTGACCGGGATGCAGGGCGTCTGACCCGCTCGCAAGTGGACAGTGTTCTGGATATTGTCCCAAGCCCAGGCCTTGTTCGTCATGAGTGGCAGAAGCATGGAACGTGTTCGGGCCTGTCGGGAGACGGGTATCTCGAACATCTGCGGAAGGCTTATGACAAAGTGCGCATTCCCGAGGCATTCGCGCGGATTGATCGTTATCTGACTGTTGACCCGATCAAGGTTGAAAAGAGTTTTCTCAAGATCAATGCCGATCTGCCAGGGGATGGCATTGCCGTGACGTGTGACCGGCGCCGCCTCCGGGAAGTCCGGATCTGTTTCACCAGGGATCTGGAGTTTCGCCCGTGCCATGCTGTTGATACGCGCGCCTGCCGCAAGCGTCGCGTGGTGATGCCACCTGTTCGTTGA